The stretch of DNA GCAATCGGCATCGAGGGACCCTGATAATAGTTCTGATGATCACGAAGTAACTCACCATCAGCATGTGCTGAAGCACCAACATCGGCAAGTAAGTCATTTCCTGGAGTGTCGAAATTCTCGAACACGACAAGTGTCCCGCCATCAGCGACGAACTGTTCGAGACGCTCGAGGTCAGCGCCGGTGTAAGGCTCATCCGGTGCGACAACGAATGCAACCGTTTCGTTTGACTGGTGATCGGTATACTGTGTTGTCTCTCGGATCAGATCGCTTTCAACACCCGGTTCATCGTTGATCTGGTCGTGTAATTCGGACATCCCGTCCCAGGAGGGGTTGAACGGCCCGAACGCCGCCGTCGAGGTTGCAGCAGCAATCCCAAATCCGAGACAGACAACAATAACGAGACTAGCAAGCAACACACGGGGCCAATCGATCCCCGTTCTCGAGCTAGTATCTTGAAACCATTCGAGTGGGTTCATTCGTCCACCCCCTGTATCACGGTGCGAAGCGGCGTTTCACGCTGGTTCGTTACCATGGAAGCACCTCCGGTGGCAAAATCTCGAGGATACGGCGGATAACAACGACACCGAAGCCACAAAGACCAACGAGGATCAGCCACCGAAGCCGGCGTCGCCAATCAGGGGTAACTGCAAAGGGGGCGGTCAGTTCGGTAACGATCAACAACCCAATAAGCGAGAGCACGAAAAATAGCTCGTACGAGAACGAGCCCAGTAGAGAAAGCGCGAGAAGCGCTGCGAGCATCCATGCAAGTTGCCCGCGAATGAACTGCATCCGTCGGTGGGTCGCCATCTAGTCCAGTAGGGACACTCAGTCATCGTAAATCCTCGGGGTTTCGTTCGCATCTGCCGGCCTAGTGAGAACGGTAGTTTCATTTACTCGTAACCAACTGTTCCCGGTATGTCTCCCGCTGCCACTTCTACTCCGCGAACCGATGCGGGCGATTCGTCACCGGTTGTCCACGCAACCGACGTGACGAAAGTCTACACCCGCGGGTCCAAACCTGGCCGTATTGGGCGACTCCTCGGTCGATCAGATCCGCCGTCAGTAACGGCACTCGAGGAGGTCTCCGTTGCAATTGAGACGGGCGAAATTGTCGGTCTCGCCGGCCCAAGCGGCAGCGGGAAGTCTACACTGTTGCATCTTCTTGCCGGTCTCGAGACACCGACATCTGGAACAGTACAGTTCCAAGACCAGGATTTCTCGGCGCTCTCTCGTCGACAGCGGATTCGACTTCGCCTCGAACACGTTGGAATCATTTTTCAACATTTCCATCTTGTCGACTCACTCACTGCACGGGCAAACGTTGCCCTCCCGTTGGTCGAACTCGGCGTCGGTGCACAAAAACGTCGTGAGCGTGCAGAGACCTTGCTCGAGCGTGTTGGCCTTGGTGACCGAATTGGACATCGGCCGCGCGAACTGAGCGGTGGTGAACAACAACGGGTTGCAATTGCCCGTGCACTCGCAACTGACCCGACGCTGGTTATCGCTGATGAGCCAACGGGTGAACTCGATACGGAAACAGGCCAGCGCGTACTCGAGCAGTTCGAGCGAATCGCAGACGACCGAGCAGTCGTTCTTGCCTCTCACGACCAACCAACACTGGACATTACTGATCGTGTTATTCGCCTTCGAGACGGTGCTCAAGCAGAATCCACGCAACTCGACGCATGAGTATTCGGAAACGGCTGATTCGCTGGGCTGGCCTCCTTCGCGTTGGAGTCCGACGGACCGTCTCACGGACGCTCGGTGCAGACCAGCGACGCATGCAACTGAGCGTCCTCGGTGTTGCCGCAATCATTGCACTGCTCGTTATCGTCACTGGACTCGGGCTTGGGCTCGCGACTGGGACGACAGTCTATGATGACGATATCGACTACTGGGTCGTCCCCGAAGACAGCGGCAGTAGTTCACCGCTGTTAGCGACAGACAATCCGCGCTTTGGGTCAGTACATGATGCTACCGAACAGTTCCGAAGTGACGACGTTACGTTTGCAACCCCAGTCCTGTCGCAGGTACTCCAAGTCGAAACAGACGGAGAGACAGAATACATCCTCGTCATGGGAGTAATCAACGAACCGGGATTGGATTCTGTCACCGGTGTTGCAACCACCGGCATTACAGATGGTGATCCCTACTATGATGATGGTTCATACAGTGGAGAGTGGACCGGCGACGCCGTTCTTTCCCAGAGTGCTGCAGGACTACTCGAGGCCGATTCCGGATCCCAGTTGACGATCGCTGGCAACGACTCCTTTACTGTAACCAACGTCGATGACGGGGCCGATTCGGTGGGTGACGTTCCAGCCGCGGTTGTCCAACTGAGCGAACTCCAGACACTCACGGGAGCGGCAGAAAACGATCAAGCCGACCAGTTCATCGTCGGGACGAACTCACCAGCTGTCGAAACAACCCTCGAAGGTGTGTATCCACAGTCAGAGGTGCTCACGCGAGGCGAGTTGACAACCAGTGCCGCAATGGACTCAGAGTTGCCACTGGCGCTTGCGTTAACCGCGTTCATTATTTCAGTCTCTGTTGGCACCCTGTTCGTATTGACGACGAACGGCCTTGAGGTCGTTGCGGACAGAACGCAACTAGCAACACTGGCAGCTATCGGTATTTCAACGCGAAGCCAACTGACGCTTGTTGGAACACAAACGCTTGTGATCACGGGTGCCGGCGGCTTGCTTGGTGCACTCGTCGGTATGGGTGGAATTTGGGGCGTGAATGCGGCAGCTATGGAATTTGTCACGACCGAGCCGATCGCACTTTCAGAGCCGTGGTTCATCCTCTATGGCGGAGCTGTTGGATTGATTATTGGCATCCTTTCGCTCCCATATCTGTTATTGTTGACCCGTCGAGTTACTGGAGGTGTTCCTTAATGGCTGGAATTGCCA from Natronolimnobius sp. AArcel1 encodes:
- a CDS encoding ABC transporter ATP-binding protein translates to MSPAATSTPRTDAGDSSPVVHATDVTKVYTRGSKPGRIGRLLGRSDPPSVTALEEVSVAIETGEIVGLAGPSGSGKSTLLHLLAGLETPTSGTVQFQDQDFSALSRRQRIRLRLEHVGIIFQHFHLVDSLTARANVALPLVELGVGAQKRRERAETLLERVGLGDRIGHRPRELSGGEQQRVAIARALATDPTLVIADEPTGELDTETGQRVLEQFERIADDRAVVLASHDQPTLDITDRVIRLRDGAQAESTQLDA
- a CDS encoding ABC transporter permease: MSIRKRLIRWAGLLRVGVRRTVSRTLGADQRRMQLSVLGVAAIIALLVIVTGLGLGLATGTTVYDDDIDYWVVPEDSGSSSPLLATDNPRFGSVHDATEQFRSDDVTFATPVLSQVLQVETDGETEYILVMGVINEPGLDSVTGVATTGITDGDPYYDDGSYSGEWTGDAVLSQSAAGLLEADSGSQLTIAGNDSFTVTNVDDGADSVGDVPAAVVQLSELQTLTGAAENDQADQFIVGTNSPAVETTLEGVYPQSEVLTRGELTTSAAMDSELPLALALTAFIISVSVGTLFVLTTNGLEVVADRTQLATLAAIGISTRSQLTLVGTQTLVITGAGGLLGALVGMGGIWGVNAAAMEFVTTEPIALSEPWFILYGGAVGLIIGILSLPYLLLLTRRVTGGVP